A segment of the Xenorhabdus bovienii SS-2004 genome:
GGCTTCAATCTGCTGAGCCAACAGGGAAGACATGTCATTTTTCATCCGTGAAGGCACATCATCACCCAGTACACGATCGATGGCTTGACGTACCAGAATACCGTTAGCCGGGATATCGCCGTATTTTTCCTTGCAGACCGCCGGGTTTGCGGCACAGACCGCAATCAGCTCTTGCTGCTGTTTGAGGCTCAGATCTTCCATTTCTTTCACGATTTGCTTGCAGTCGCCACGCGCCTCACACTCTTTGGCTTTCGCTGCAAAGTCATCGATTTGCTTCGCAGTCAAAAAGTTATTCTCAACAGCATCCCAGTTGGCATTTAAAGGGTAACTGGCTGGAAGCAGCCGGGTTTACCACTGGGCAACCGATGCAAGTCTGCATTGAGCATGGGCAGTTGATTATCCGGCTGGTTGAGGACAACTGACGGTTAAAAGGAAGATCCCAGCTCTTGTGGGCTGGGATCTTGATGTTAACAGGGCAGTTGATCTAGTAAGATACTTAGCTTGTCTTTATCTTCCGGGTGTAGTTGAAGATACTTTTCACAGGCTAATCTGACGTAATGGTAACAAGTTTCTTCAGTCACAATGACCCTCTCTTCTTCTGTTGGAGGATACCCAATAGCAAATTCAACACCTTCAAAATGCTCAGTTTCATCATAACTGTCCATGTCCGGAAAATTACAATAAGCCCCATCAACACTTAATGTCCATTTTTTTGATAGTAGCTCTATAGCATCTAAAAATTTACCATCCTCATACATTCGTTCAAAATATGACACGATAATTAAATCTAAGCCTAAACCCATATCAAACTGACTAAATAATTCTTTTTTCATATCAAATCTCAATTAGGATGAAAATTTTT
Coding sequences within it:
- a CDS encoding SymE family type I addiction module toxin, yielding MEAAGFTTGQPMQVCIEHGQLIIRLVEDN
- the cdiI gene encoding ribonuclease toxin immunity protein CdiI, translating into MKKELFSQFDMGLGLDLIIVSYFERMYEDGKFLDAIELLSKKWTLSVDGAYCNFPDMDSYDETEHFEGVEFAIGYPPTEEERVIVTEETCYHYVRLACEKYLQLHPEDKDKLSILLDQLPC